One segment of Ipomoea triloba cultivar NCNSP0323 chromosome 12, ASM357664v1 DNA contains the following:
- the LOC115999898 gene encoding beta-hexosaminidase 1 gives MRSLEMTILSSFHTLFIFFLFFALVNSRKLKLRTELDESLTYLWPLPSEFTSGNDTLTVDPNLSLSVSGNGGGSVIVKEAFERYKHIIFKHGSKVAGSGDYDIKQLSVTVHSDNEELQLGVDESYTLLVAKSNERSIVQGISIEANSVYGAVRALETMSQLCVFDYVTKDVQVQNAPWLINDKPRFKYRGLLLDTSRHYLPIEIIKQVIESMSYAKLNVLHWHIIDEESFPIEVPTYPNLWKGAYTKMERYTVEDAYDIVNFAKMRGINIMAEVDVPGHAESWGKGYPDLWPSPNCTEPLDVSKNFTFDVISGILSDMRKIFPFELFHLGGDEVNTDCWTSTPHVEQWLEDHNMTAKDAYQYFVLRGQEIAISQNWTPVNWEETFNTFASKLNPRTVVHNWLGPGVCPKVVAKNFRCIYSNQGVWYLDHLDVPWDEVYYADPLEDIDDPQQQELVLGGEVCMWGETADASNVQQTIWPRAAAAAERLWSGPEATSSKNTSSVVLQRLEYFRCLLTRRGVQAAPVTNFYARSPPTGPGSCYEQ, from the exons ATGCGCTCCCTGGAAATGACTATCTTGTCCTCATTCCATACtcttttcatcttcttcctcttctttgcCCTAGTCAATTCTCGTAAGCTGAAGCTCCGTACAGAGCTCGATGAATCTCTAACCTATTTATGGCCGTTGCCGTCGGAATTCACCTCCGGCAACGATACTCTCACCGTCGATCCAAATCTCTCGCTCTCCGTCAGCGGCAACGGCGGTGGCTCCGTGATTGTCAAAGAAGCGTTTGAGCGATACAAGCATATTATTTTTAAGCATGGCTCCAAGGTGGCGGGTTCCGGTGATTATGATATTAAGCAACTTAGTGTTACTGTGCATTCCGACAACGAAGAG CTACAACTTGGTGTTGATGAGAGCTACACTTTGCTGGTGGCGAAAAGCAATGAGCGTTCGATTGTTCAGGGGATTTCCATTGAG GCAAATTCTGTTTATGGTGCTGTTCGAGCATTAGAG ACAATGAGCCAGTTGTGTGTTTTTGATTATGTGACTAAAGATGTGCAAGTACAGAATGCACCCTGGTTAATTAATGACAAGCCAAGATTTAAATATCGCGGGTTATTGCTTG ATACCTCGAGACACTATTTGCCTATTGAAATTATCAAGCAAGTTATTGAATCCATGTCATATGCTAAACTT AATGTTCTTCATTGGCACATCATAGATGAAGAGTCATTTCCTATAGAAGTGCCTACATATCCAAATTTATGGAAAGGGGCTTATACAAAGATGGAGCGCTATACTGTTGAAGATGCGTACGACATTGTCAA CTTTGCAAAAATGAGAG GCATCAATATTATGGCAGAGGTAGATGTTCCTGGTCACGCAGAATCATG GGGTAAAGGATATCCTGATCTTTGGCCTTCACCTAATTGTACAGAGCCACTGGATGTTTCAAAAAACTTTACTTTTGATGTGATATCAGGAATCCTTTCAG ACATGAGGAAGATCTTTCCATTTGAGCTCTTTCACTTAGGTGGTGATGAGGTCAATACAG ATTGTTGGACCTCTACTCCGCATGTGGAGCAATG GCTTGAAGATCATAATATGACTGCTAAGGATGCATATCAATATTTTGTGCTCAGAGGTCAAGAAATAGCAATATCACAAAATTGGACACCAGTTAACTG GGAGGAAACCTTTAACACTTTTGCATCCAAACTCAACCCACGGACAGTGGTGCATAATTG GTTGGGCCCTGGTGTCTGTCCAAAGGTTGTTGCAAAAAACTTCAGATGCATTTATAGCAACCAAGGTGTCTGGTATCTTGACCATTTAGATGTTCCCTGGGACGAGGTTTATTATGCAGATCCATTGGAAGATATAGATGACCCTCAACAGCAAGAACTCGTGCTTGGAGGTGAAGTATGCATGTGGGGTGAAACTGCTGATGCTTCAAATGTTCAACAAACCATATGGCCCCGAGCTGCAGCTGCAGCAG AGCGCTTGTGGAGCGGCCCGGAGGCCACATCTTCAAAAAATACATCATCAGTTGTGTTGCAGAGACTGGAATATTTCCGATGCCTCTTGACAAGACGCGGGGTTCAAGCTGCTCCCGTTACAAACTTTTATGCCAGGAGTCCTCCAACAGGTCCGGGGTCATGTTATGAGCAGTAG